A portion of the Rhinolophus sinicus isolate RSC01 linkage group LG16, ASM3656204v1, whole genome shotgun sequence genome contains these proteins:
- the HSCB gene encoding iron-sulfur cluster co-chaperone protein HscB isoform X3 translates to MDGQFLMEIMDINEKLAEAQNEAAMKEIESIVRAKQKELTDSVSRAFEQDDFEKAKEILTKMRYFSNVEEKIKLKTIPL, encoded by the exons ATGGACGGGCAATTTCTCATGGAAATAATGGACATTAATGAAAAACTTGCAGAAGCTCAAAATGAAGCTGCCATGAAAGAGATTGAATCTATTGTCAGag CTAAACAGAAAGAATTGACTGACAGTGTAAGCAGAGCTTTTGAACAAG atGATTTTGAAAAAGCCAAGGAAATTTTAACAAAGATGCGATACTTTTCAAATGTAGAAGAGAAGATCAAGTTAAAGACGATTCCCCTCtaa
- the HSCB gene encoding iron-sulfur cluster co-chaperone protein HscB isoform X1: MWSGRTRALLRVWGLWPTGVLGRRPISCNAASLAGSNCPPCWNCGGPRGPIRGDGFFCPQCRALQPPDPTRDHFSLMDCNRSFRVDTVKLQHRYQQLQRLVHPDFFSQRSQIEKDFSEKHSTLVNDAYKTLLAPLTRGVYLLKLHGVEIPEGTDYEMDGQFLMEIMDINEKLAEAQNEAAMKEIESIVRAKQKELTDSVSRAFEQDDFEKAKEILTKMRYFSNVEEKIKLKTIPL, translated from the exons ATGTGGAGCGGGAGAACCCGGGCCTTGCTCCGGGTGTGGGGGTTGTGGCCGACTGGTGTCCTCGGAAGGAGACCAATAAGCTGTAATGCTGCGTCACTAGCGGGAAGCAACTGCCCCCCGTGTTGGAACTGCGGCGGCCCAAGGGGCCCCATTCGTGGGGACGGGTTCTTCTGCCCGCAGTGCCGCGCGCTGCAGCCGCCTGACCCCACGCGGGACCACTTCAGCCTTATGGACTG CAACCGTTCCTTCAGAGTTGACACTGTGAAGCTCCAGCATAGGTACCAGCAATTACAGCGTCTTGTGCACCCAGATTTCTTCAGCCAGAGGTCTCAG ATTGAAAAGGATTTCTCAGAGAAGCATTCGACCCTGGTGAATGACGCCTATAAGACCCTTCTGGCCCCCCTGACCAGGGGAGTATACCTT CTAAAGCTCCATGGTGTAGAGATTCCTGAAGGAACAGATTATGAAATGGACGGGCAATTTCTCATGGAAATAATGGACATTAATGAAAAACTTGCAGAAGCTCAAAATGAAGCTGCCATGAAAGAGATTGAATCTATTGTCAGag CTAAACAGAAAGAATTGACTGACAGTGTAAGCAGAGCTTTTGAACAAG atGATTTTGAAAAAGCCAAGGAAATTTTAACAAAGATGCGATACTTTTCAAATGTAGAAGAGAAGATCAAGTTAAAGACGATTCCCCTCtaa
- the HSCB gene encoding iron-sulfur cluster co-chaperone protein HscB isoform X2, with product MWSGRTRALLRVWGLWPTGVLGRRPISCNAASLAGSNCPPCWNCGGPRGPIRGDGFFCPQCRALQPPDPTRDHFSLMDCNRSFRVDTVKLQHRYQQLQRLVHPDFFSQRSQIEKDFSEKHSTLVNDAYKTLLAPLTRGVYLVS from the exons ATGTGGAGCGGGAGAACCCGGGCCTTGCTCCGGGTGTGGGGGTTGTGGCCGACTGGTGTCCTCGGAAGGAGACCAATAAGCTGTAATGCTGCGTCACTAGCGGGAAGCAACTGCCCCCCGTGTTGGAACTGCGGCGGCCCAAGGGGCCCCATTCGTGGGGACGGGTTCTTCTGCCCGCAGTGCCGCGCGCTGCAGCCGCCTGACCCCACGCGGGACCACTTCAGCCTTATGGACTG CAACCGTTCCTTCAGAGTTGACACTGTGAAGCTCCAGCATAGGTACCAGCAATTACAGCGTCTTGTGCACCCAGATTTCTTCAGCCAGAGGTCTCAG ATTGAAAAGGATTTCTCAGAGAAGCATTCGACCCTGGTGAATGACGCCTATAAGACCCTTCTGGCCCCCCTGACCAGGGGAGTATACCTTGTAAG CTAA